The genome window ATGAGCTCCCACCTGAGCAGTAGGGTTTCTTGTTCCTTGTCGGTAAGGAGCTCGCTGAATAGTTGCGGGATCTCCTCAGGGTGAGTTTGTTGGAAAATTTCTGCAAATTCTTCGAGAGACGTCATGGGGTATTCCTTTCTGTAAAGACCTCCATTTTTTCAAGGATGGTATATCCCAGAACGGAGCATGCCGTAGCAACGTTCAGGGAGTTTTTATATCCAAATGTTGGTATTTCAATAAGCAAATCACACGCTTTTAAAACGGGCTCGCTGATTCCGAGGGCCTCGTTTCCAAGAATAAGGGCAACCTTGCGAGGGGGGCGAACCTCTGTGTAGAGGTGGGAGTGGGAGGTTGTTTCTGCTCCCCAGAGATGAATGTCCTGTGCGCGGCAATGGGCAACAGCGTCCATGGTTGTAGGAAAATGCCGCCATGGTACGTAGTCGATGGTTCCCAGAGAGGTTTTTGCAAGTTTTGTATGGGGGGGGTAGGCGGTGTAGCCACAAAGAAAAAGCTCTGCCACTCGCATGGTATCGGCTAAGCGAAAAATCGCACCGACATTGAACGCACTTCGGAGATTATCCAGGATTATATAGAGGTTGTGACGTGGCAGAGCACGATACTCTTCTACGGGGATATCTACATCAAAGGTACGAACTGTGAAGTTTGTTTCCATATCACCTTTTTTTAATGCCACGGGAAAGCCCTTTCATGTTATATTTTGTATAAAATATGTTATCAAAGGAGTAAGATGGGAGCTCAAAAAATTGGGGTTGCCACCTCGATATATAAAGACTGTGGTTTTGATTCTCAGAAAACAATTGATTTTGTTCGTGAGACT of Chitinivibrio alkaliphilus ACht1 contains these proteins:
- a CDS encoding RNA methyltransferase; this encodes METNFTVRTFDVDIPVEEYRALPRHNLYIILDNLRSAFNVGAIFRLADTMRVAELFLCGYTAYPPHTKLAKTSLGTIDYVPWRHFPTTMDAVAHCRAQDIHLWGAETTSHSHLYTEVRPPRKVALILGNEALGISEPVLKACDLLIEIPTFGYKNSLNVATACSVLGYTILEKMEVFTERNTP